One window of the Octopus sinensis linkage group LG3, ASM634580v1, whole genome shotgun sequence genome contains the following:
- the LOC115209549 gene encoding uncharacterized protein LOC115209549 isoform X1, which yields MVNFCAVNGCSSRADRDRANSFYRLPAIITNQGEETRERSRKRREQWIANINRPDLKETSYAYVRVCSDHFISGKSATLYETANPDWAPTLRLGRDRAKDFQAGSVRGKTKRKRKLDSSSDDTLFALSVCNSELQQRCQSLTNVGSESYRKAVHKFLETKEVMDLLMLPDEVFSSQPPCEPIRGEIYLMKIDPSQESSDWTKDGYSWLSLGSNDLILNQSPALRQSTFRMLVNEIETCLLKHVYRSFNNNQKVVIHYVTDERLSNSKSYPHSMDITGTSSVPQTHLGITQYYHQLVEDCNVDSQKSSEALWEMAPTNKEKSPLAHQQRSPLAISDLNQPVEFSSSDQLKVNSNNDIQKAIQPFNMNDVHLSSRSIIDIEQTGRSFGVKPRMKRLPKLKRQFGSGAKDLSVNRSHLSQRPSNQIRSHQRWIKESTGNSSVGEQHFDVVLNKNSVEYNSKVPKINSNSIAHSLSDEVVVLPQSTIPAVQKEKRTLVVPNHQVAVMSNLFSMWKVGRLCDSYISNGTTNVMVHKMVLGAVCPKVLPILYNTSSSLFPKVTFPSSVSKEALLAFAEYMYSGVLDLNEDILVQLKTIGERLDMKDFEQLCSNELNKAKTKDILSAVVEPLLAEPCSLSGLLPSRTHGDSNEVQNSMLMKILGNIYSNNSMQTDVPVTIASTSASSSSSVSDVRSAENMATDQIVDIKTEVESEIEPATNHNSLQLKMEPCSPGENQYSIQEELFMDISNITSNNNLHLTPGTSATSGNIINNQYRNDLNMDSNDIINISDIPQSEETCLSQHTEDCDKDTDNQKELQLISVTSATGNISEDSLSNNSDLIEISSTICTEPPPTSNSRPYPVSLFSVNGSKIPTTLPDS from the exons GAAAATCTGCTACTCTATATGAAACGGCAAACCCCGATTGGGCTCCAACTCTTCGACTTGGTCGTGATCGTGCAAAGGATTTCCAAGCTGGTTCAGTCCGAGGTAAGACAAAACGCAAAAGAAAATTGGATTCCAGCTCTGATGATACACTGTTTGCTCTGTCTGTTTGCAATTCTGAATTGCAACAAAGATGTCAATCCCTCACAAATGTTGGATCTGAATCTTACCGAAAAGCAGTTCACAAATTTCTTGAAACAAAAGAAGTTATGGATTTATTAATGCTACCAGATGAAGTTTTTTCAAGTCAACCTCCTTGTGAGCCAATTCGGGGAGAAATTTACCTCATGAAAATAGATCCTTCACAGGAATCCAGTGACTGGACTAAAGATGGCTACTCTTGGTTAAGTTTAGGATCGAATGATTTAATCTTGAATCAGAGCCCTGCTCTGCGTCAAAGTACTTTTCGAATGTTAGTTAATGAGATTGAAACTTGTCTGCTAAAACATGTTTATCGTTCTTTTAATAATAACCAAAAAGTTGTCATTCATTATGTTACTGATGAAAGACTTAGTAACAGTAAGTCTTATCCACATTCTATGGACATCACTGGAACTTCATCAGTACCACAAACCCATTTAGGAATTACTCAGTATTACCACCAGCTAGTGGAAGATTGTAATGTTGACAGTCAGAAATCATCTGAGGCTCTCTGGGAGATGGCCCCCACCAACAAGGAGAAATCT cctCTAGCACACCAACAGCGTTCACCTTTGGCTATTTCTGATTTGAATCAACCGGTGGAATTCAGTTCATCTGACCAGTTAAAAGTCAATTCTAACAACGATATACAAAAGGCTATTCAACCTTTCAACATGAATGATGTGCATCTTTCTAGTCGATCTATCATTGATATTGAACAAACTGGGAGATCTTTCGGAGTAAAACCTCGCATGAAACGGCTTCCTAAATTGAAACGCCAATTTGGATCCGGAGCTAAAGATTTATCAGTGAACAGATCTCATTTATCTCAGAGGCCATCCAACCAAATTAGATCTCATCAGCGATGGATAAAAGAATCTACTGGTAATTCTTCTGTTGGAGAGCAGCATTTTGACgtagttttaaataaaaattctgtAGAATACAATTCAAAAGTACCAAAAATTAACAGCAATTCAATAGC tcaTTCCCTGTCTGATGAAGTCGTAGTTCTTCCACAATCAACTATACCAGCTGTTCAGAAAGAGAAACGTACTTTAGTTGTACCAAATCACCAAGTAGCAGTAATGTCCAATCTATTCTCTATGTGGAAAGTTGGGCGTTTGTGTGACTCGTATATTAGTAATGGTACCACAAATGTAAtg gTTCATAAAATGGTTTTGGGAGCTGTGTGTCCAAAAGTATTGCCCATTCTATATAACACCTCAAGTAGTTTGTTTCCTAAAGTGACATTTCCAAGTTCAGTCAGTAAAGAAGCACTTTTAGCATTTGCAGAATACATGTACAGTGGTGTGTTAGATCTGAATGAAGATATTCTAGTGCAGCTGAAAACTATTGGTGAGAGATTAGATATGAAAGATTTTGAACAACTTTGTAGTAATGAATTGAACAAAGCTAAGACTAAAGATATTTTATCAGCTGTGGTGGAACCTTTGTTGGCAGAACCTTGTTCTTTATCAGGATTACTCCCTTCCAGAACACATGGAGACTCTAATGAGGTTCAGAACTCTATGTTAATGAAGATACTTGGAAATATTTACAGCAATAATAGCATGCAAACTGATGTTCCTGTTACCATTGCATCAACATCTGCATCCagttcttcttctgtttctgatGTAAGGTCTGCAGAAAATATGGCTACAGACCAGATTGTTGATATCAAAACTGAAGTGGAATCAGAAATAGAGCCTGCAACAAACCACAACTCTCTACAATTAAAAATGGAACCGTGTAGTCCTGGTGAAAATCAATATAGTATTCAAGAAGAATTATTCATGGATATTAGCAACATTACTTCCAATAATAATCTTCATCTAACACCTGGTACCAGTGCCACTTCTGGAAATATCATCAATAACCAGTATAGAAATGATCTAAATATGGATTCCAATGATATCATCAATATATCTGATATCCCTCAATCTGAAGAGACTTGTTTATCCCAGCATACTGAAGATTGTGATAAAGATACTGATAATCAGAAAGAACTACAGTTAATTTCAGTAACATCTGCCACAGGGAATATAAGTGAAGACAGTCTCAGTAATAATTCTGATTTGATAGAGATCTCCAGTACCATATGTACAGAACCCCCACCAACATCAAATTCTAGACCATACCCTGTAAGTTTATTTTCTGTGAATGGCAGTAAAATTCCAACTACATTACCAGATAGCTGA
- the LOC115209549 gene encoding uncharacterized protein LOC115209549 isoform X2, which produces MQRLNNTTAYKTSSGNKVAGGECKRKAITLEEKLDVIQRFERNERTCDIVRATGIKESTLRTIRDNAEKIKASYIAGTSLSACKSVRSRPRELEEMERLLCLWLEDQSEKLSGTSFLTIKEKALSIYEDLKKKAENPAIVPAFSASSGWFVGFKNRYTFYNVRCGGEVLNTHEERAMTFRPKPLAHQQRSPLAISDLNQPVEFSSSDQLKVNSNNDIQKAIQPFNMNDVHLSSRSIIDIEQTGRSFGVKPRMKRLPKLKRQFGSGAKDLSVNRSHLSQRPSNQIRSHQRWIKESTGNSSVGEQHFDVVLNKNSVEYNSKVPKINSNSIAHSLSDEVVVLPQSTIPAVQKEKRTLVVPNHQVAVMSNLFSMWKVGRLCDSYISNGTTNVMVHKMVLGAVCPKVLPILYNTSSSLFPKVTFPSSVSKEALLAFAEYMYSGVLDLNEDILVQLKTIGERLDMKDFEQLCSNELNKAKTKDILSAVVEPLLAEPCSLSGLLPSRTHGDSNEVQNSMLMKILGNIYSNNSMQTDVPVTIASTSASSSSSVSDVRSAENMATDQIVDIKTEVESEIEPATNHNSLQLKMEPCSPGENQYSIQEELFMDISNITSNNNLHLTPGTSATSGNIINNQYRNDLNMDSNDIINISDIPQSEETCLSQHTEDCDKDTDNQKELQLISVTSATGNISEDSLSNNSDLIEISSTICTEPPPTSNSRPYPVSLFSVNGSKIPTTLPDS; this is translated from the exons ATGCAAAGACTAAATAACACGACTGCATATAAAACGTCTTCTGGTAATAAAGTTGCGGGAGGTGAATGTAAAAGAAAAGCTATAACGCTTGAAGAGAAGCTAGATGTAATACAGCGTTTTGAACGTAATGAAAGAACATGTGATATTGTTCGTGCAACGGGAATAAAAGAGTCTACTCTACGCACCATTAGAGACAATGCCGAAAAAATTAAAGCTAGCTATATTGCTGGAACAAGCCTCAGTGCTTGCAAATCTGTAAGATCGCGACCAAGGGAACTTGAGGAGATGGAGCGGCTTTTATGTTTGTGGTTAGAAGATCAATCAGAAAAACTATCTGGAACAAGCTTTCTCACTATAAAAGAAAAAGCTTTATCAATTTATGAAGACCTGAAGAAGAAAGCCGAAAACCCGGCAATCGTGCCTGCTTTTAGTGCTAGTAGTGGCTGGTTTGTTGGTTTTAAGAATCGTTATACTTTTTATAATGTGAGGTGTGGTGGTGAAGTTCTTAATACACACGAGGAACGTGCTATGACATTTCGTCCTAAG cctCTAGCACACCAACAGCGTTCACCTTTGGCTATTTCTGATTTGAATCAACCGGTGGAATTCAGTTCATCTGACCAGTTAAAAGTCAATTCTAACAACGATATACAAAAGGCTATTCAACCTTTCAACATGAATGATGTGCATCTTTCTAGTCGATCTATCATTGATATTGAACAAACTGGGAGATCTTTCGGAGTAAAACCTCGCATGAAACGGCTTCCTAAATTGAAACGCCAATTTGGATCCGGAGCTAAAGATTTATCAGTGAACAGATCTCATTTATCTCAGAGGCCATCCAACCAAATTAGATCTCATCAGCGATGGATAAAAGAATCTACTGGTAATTCTTCTGTTGGAGAGCAGCATTTTGACgtagttttaaataaaaattctgtAGAATACAATTCAAAAGTACCAAAAATTAACAGCAATTCAATAGC tcaTTCCCTGTCTGATGAAGTCGTAGTTCTTCCACAATCAACTATACCAGCTGTTCAGAAAGAGAAACGTACTTTAGTTGTACCAAATCACCAAGTAGCAGTAATGTCCAATCTATTCTCTATGTGGAAAGTTGGGCGTTTGTGTGACTCGTATATTAGTAATGGTACCACAAATGTAAtg gTTCATAAAATGGTTTTGGGAGCTGTGTGTCCAAAAGTATTGCCCATTCTATATAACACCTCAAGTAGTTTGTTTCCTAAAGTGACATTTCCAAGTTCAGTCAGTAAAGAAGCACTTTTAGCATTTGCAGAATACATGTACAGTGGTGTGTTAGATCTGAATGAAGATATTCTAGTGCAGCTGAAAACTATTGGTGAGAGATTAGATATGAAAGATTTTGAACAACTTTGTAGTAATGAATTGAACAAAGCTAAGACTAAAGATATTTTATCAGCTGTGGTGGAACCTTTGTTGGCAGAACCTTGTTCTTTATCAGGATTACTCCCTTCCAGAACACATGGAGACTCTAATGAGGTTCAGAACTCTATGTTAATGAAGATACTTGGAAATATTTACAGCAATAATAGCATGCAAACTGATGTTCCTGTTACCATTGCATCAACATCTGCATCCagttcttcttctgtttctgatGTAAGGTCTGCAGAAAATATGGCTACAGACCAGATTGTTGATATCAAAACTGAAGTGGAATCAGAAATAGAGCCTGCAACAAACCACAACTCTCTACAATTAAAAATGGAACCGTGTAGTCCTGGTGAAAATCAATATAGTATTCAAGAAGAATTATTCATGGATATTAGCAACATTACTTCCAATAATAATCTTCATCTAACACCTGGTACCAGTGCCACTTCTGGAAATATCATCAATAACCAGTATAGAAATGATCTAAATATGGATTCCAATGATATCATCAATATATCTGATATCCCTCAATCTGAAGAGACTTGTTTATCCCAGCATACTGAAGATTGTGATAAAGATACTGATAATCAGAAAGAACTACAGTTAATTTCAGTAACATCTGCCACAGGGAATATAAGTGAAGACAGTCTCAGTAATAATTCTGATTTGATAGAGATCTCCAGTACCATATGTACAGAACCCCCACCAACATCAAATTCTAGACCATACCCTGTAAGTTTATTTTCTGTGAATGGCAGTAAAATTCCAACTACATTACCAGATAGCTGA